A window of the Ipomoea triloba cultivar NCNSP0323 chromosome 14, ASM357664v1 genome harbors these coding sequences:
- the LOC116004003 gene encoding uncharacterized protein LOC116004003, whose amino-acid sequence MDSQRYSDEDDLLERSTNKPKMDDGLQDAIDSTAADGSPSEMVPDAHTSADGEVVAETQLEETPGADRLDSDMQIEAESTPHPVPVAESAQPLPVDPNPVDSGADRPRSYLDSVVGKGTDAAHFLVDNIADAGGEDLNAEEDPVDEDDDPTCPTVRLSAREKEQIREPWRQTLIIKVMGRRVGYAYLLRRLTTMWKPKGRLELIALENDYFLVRFGMRDDLEFAKYEGPWMILDHYLIVKDWVPNFDPTVDTTENVLVWVCFPNLPVEFYNLLCLRKIGNKLGRTVRVDHTTSLVSRGKFVRVCVEIDITKPLISTFTLEGKVWKVAYEGIHLVCFACGMYGHRLEACPTAGESVMDGSEGSGAPHPPQSAGPARANAPQGTDKGKATTSRMRPYGSWMIVTRKERRQSERPQGAGGSRFAPLETEFVPVMNSETNTNCAMESGEGEPANHGDNSAQATTGAERTVTGKSSSRRGSLRAAEEDDHVVNPGENGGSIISTTRVTNQEPVQDPLPAVNQDPMDNALDAAGDQSPEHHTDPPDCRDGESDTVMEDDMPQDLSLAEEANASAV is encoded by the exons ATGGATTCTCAACGGTACTCCGACGAGGATGATCTGCTTGAACGGAGTACAAACAAGCCGAAAATGGATGATGGTTTGCAAGATGCAATAGATTCTACCGCGGCTGATGGATCACCATCTGAGATGGTCCCAGATGCCCACACGAGTGCTGATGGTGAGGTTGTTGCCGAGACACAATTGGAGGAGACGCCGGGCGCTGATCGATTGGATTCTGACATGCAAATCGAGGCAGAATCCACGCCCCATCCCGTGCCCGTGGCTGAATCAGCACAGCCCTTGCCAGTGGATCCCAACCCGGTGGACAGCGGGGCTGATAGACCCCGTTCATATCTGGATTCGGTGGTTGGGAAGGGCACCGATGCAGCACATTTTTTGGTTGACAACATCGCTGATGCGGGAGGGGAGGACCTCAACGCGGAGGAGGATCCCGTTGATGAAGATGACGATCCCACGTGTCCTACAGTTCGTCTCTCAGCGAGGGAGAAGGAGCAGATCCGGGAGCCTTGGCGTCAAACGTTGATTATAAAGGTCATGGGCAGGCGTGTGGGTTATGCTTACCTCCTTCGGCGGTTGACGACGATGTGGAAACCCAAAGGAAGACTGGAATTGATAGCGCTTGAGAACGATTATTTCTTGGTCAGATTTGGAATGCGCGACGATTTGGAATTTGCAAAGTATGAGGGTCCTTGGATGATCCTAGATCATTACTTGATCGTCAAAGACTGGGTGCCGAATTTCGATCCGACCGTTGACACTACGGAAAATGTCCTTGTTTGGGTTTGTTTCCCAAATCTCCCCGTGGAATTTTATAATCTTCTTTGTCTGAGGAAGATCGGTAATAAGCTGGGGAGAACGGTGAGAGTAGACCACACAACCAGTTTGGTGTCAAGGGGTAAGTTTGTCAGGGTTTGCGTAGAAATCGACATCACTAAGCCGCTCATTTCAACGTTTACTTTGGAGGGGAAGGTTTGGAAGGTGGCATATGAAGGCATCCATCTAGTGTGTTTCGCGTGTGGTATGTATGGTCACAGGCTGGAAGCTTGCCCGACGGCGGGTGAGAGTGTTATGGACGGATCAGAGGGCAGCGGCGCCCCTCACCCACCGCAATCGGCGGGCCCTGCTCGTGCGAATGCACCACAGGGGACCGACAAAGGGAAGGCAACGACGTCTCGTATGAGACCCTATGGCTCGTGGATGATCGTGACACGAAAAGAGCGCCGACAATCTGAACGTCCTCAGG GTGCAGGGGGGTCGAGGTTTGCGCCGTTGGAAACAGAATTTGTTCCGGTGATGAATTCTGAGACGAACACTAATTGTGCTATGGAATCTGGGGAGGGTGAACCAGCCAACCATGGTGACAACAGCG CTCAAGCTACCACGGGGGCAGAAAGGACAGTGACGGGAAAGAGTTCTTCGAGGAGGGGTTCACTTAGGGCAGCTGAAGAAGATGACCATGTGGTAAACCCGGGGGAGAATGGGGGTAGTATCATCAGTACAACGAGAGTCACGAATCAGGAGCCTGTGCAGGACCCTTTGCCTGCTGTTAATCAGGATCCTATGGATAATGCTCTAGATGCAGCCGGGGATCAGTCTCCGGAGCATCACACGGACCCCCCGGATTGCAGGGATGGGGAAAGCGATACTGTTATGGAGGATGACATGCCTCAGGATCTTAGTTTGGCGGAGGAGGCCAATGCTTCTGCAGTCTGA
- the LOC116005330 gene encoding glutamic acid-rich protein, whose protein sequence is MKTEMVVEDVNQEQKKGIDESQIEAALRSRLEHFKENANSFTLERVRRLIEKDLDIEKYAIDIHKRFIKQFLEEHMESANEDNTTKDSKESMESANEDNNTTKDSKESVKIETCLTDCEVEKSPEEHKIKKDVKDSGGEDEKKLDDSPIMGVLESKPRLVDAQDAKASESSIKKAVWESAAYIRANAETMTLASVRRYLEEEMGLEKGTLDPFKKFIKDEIDKALTSEAPKSKSSIKKASEKQTKPAKKIIAKGTSDSLDSESDKEESGPGSVKKAVPKRKNEKSEGPKKRKSSEMKTDVPSKKQKVVKKSSESNDAESDRSESEDCKSPSTAAKPLRKKATPAAGYGEHVENLKSTIKACGMSIPPSIYKKAKQVPEDEREEFLSKELEDILSREGLSSNPSEKEIKEVKRRKERAKELEGIDLSNIVSSTRRRSTTSFVPPPKPKSPVKDDKSDAEDSDKEDSSDESDTEEDGDGSQIDEINEDHEEDSD, encoded by the exons ATGAAGACGGAGATGGTGGTGGAGGACGTGAACCAGGAGCAGAAGAAGGGGATTGACGAGTCTCAGATAGAGGCTGCACTGCGCTCTCGCCTCGAACACTTCAAGGAGAATGCCAA CTCCTTCACGTTGGAAAGAGTTCGTAGGTTAATCGAGAAAGACTTGGACATTGAGAAGTATGCTATAGATATACATAAAAGATTCATTAAGCAGTTCCTAGAGGAG CATATGGAGAGTGCCAATGAAGATAATACTACAAAAGATTCAAAAGAAAGTATGGAGAGTGCCAATGAAGATAATAACACTACAAAAGATTCCAAAGAAAGTGTGAAGATAGAAACTTGTTTAACTGACTGTGAAGTGGAAAAATCACCTGAAGAGCACAAGATAAAGAAAGATGTAAAAGATTCTGGAGGTGAAGATGAAAAGAAATTAGATGACTCTCCTATAATGGGTGTCTTGGAGTCCAAACCTCGATTGGTGGATGCTCAAGATGCAAAGGCTAGTGAAAGCTCAATAAAGAAGGCCGTTTGGGAAAGCGCTGCCTATATTAGGGCTAATGCCGA GACAATGACTCTGGCCAGTGTTCGTCGATATTTGGAGGAGGAAATGGGCCTTGAAAAAGGTACTCTTGATCCTTTCAAGAAGTTCATAAAGGACGAAATAGATAAG GCATTGACTTCTGAAGCACCAAAATCTAAAAGCAGTATTAAGAAGGCATCTGAGAAGCAAACTAAACCAGCAAAGAAGATTATTGCTAAAGGAACTTCTGACTCTTTAGACAGTGAAAGTGATAAGGAGGAATCCGGACCTGGATCAGTTAAGAAAGCTGTTCCAAAACGGAAGAATGAGAAATCTGAAGGCCCTAAGAAACGTAAAAGTTCTGAAATGAAAACTGATGTCCCTAGCAAGAAACAGAAGGTTGTGAAGAAGTCATCTGAAAGTAATGATGCAGAAAGTGATAGGAGTGAGTCTGAAGATTGTAAATCTCCGTCAACTGCTGCAAAACCTCTGAGG AAGAAAGCCACGCCAGCAGCTGGATACGGAGAACATGtagaaaatttgaaatcaaCAATCAAAGCTTGTGGAATGAG CATTCCTCCTTCCATTTACAAGAAAGCTAAGCAGGTTCCAGAAGATGAACGTGAGGAATTCTTGAGTAAGGAGTTAGAAGACATACTCTCAAGAGAAGGGCTGTCAAGTAATCCTTCTGAGAAAG aaattaaagaagtaaaaaGGAGAAAAGAAAGAGCTAAAGAACTAGAAGGAATTGACCTCAGCAACATTGTTTCAAGTACACGAAGAAGGTCAACGACCAGCTTTGTGCCTCCTCCAAAACCCAAGTCACCTGTTAAAGATGACAAGAGTGATGCTGAAGATAGTGACAAAGAGGATTCAAGTGATGAGAGTGATACTGAGGAAGATGGTGATGGTTCTCAGATTGATGAGATAAATGAAG ATCATGAAGAAGACAGTGACTGA
- the LOC116004005 gene encoding uncharacterized protein LOC116004005 yields the protein MNCLFWNCQGAGGREFHRVLNNLIQTHKPSILGLVEPKVSGSHANSICMKLGYSDWIRVEAVGFSGGIWVLWNDARKISVVSTHPQFILLEVRVVNQADWHVAVVYGSPTHHLRRRLWTELSMAKQGVSGPWVVAGDFNAVVSRDETSNYNSFSSQRCSDFVDWIAKEGLVDMGFNSPKLTWSRGNSTGSAKGARLDRVLCITDWWNCFSDATVTHLPRLSLDHTPILLQVLRREVTRRLPKFRFQAAWLTNKGLRDVIQSTWDSDHHFMDNIPRMAETLGWWNKSTFGNILYRKKNILARLGGVDWITSGDRNTAYYHAATTIRKARNTVKSLKDDAGNWITQADHLQNHVRDYFITLFSGNDVPLRPVERRGGFPQLQNTRWDEFDKVVSIAEVHKALTNIDPFKAPGPDGFHAAFYQRMWDVVGDSVFKLVKEAFDSGSLPPSLNDTLLVLIHKIKSPETVRQFRPISLCNVSYKIITKTITNRLKGILPDYVGPYQSSFVKGRQISDNILIYQEIMHTMRSKKGSTGFMAIKLDFEKAYDRLSWDFIRSTLTEIGFNENWIKLIMHCIQTPRMSLLWNGDTLPQFSPSRGIRQGDTMSPAIFVLCMEQLSQLIEGRVLEGVWKGIRLSSSGPPLSHLCFADDLILFSEASPDQVEVIRDSLDRFCDASGQKISYKKSQVFFSKNVDPAVASHIANSLNLAKTENLGIYLGVQSAHGRTTKHDFSSLLDRIKGRMEGWKTRTLSLAGRITLAKSVLNSIPTYAMQTAVLPAGVCAEIEKCTRRFIWEGNMSEGTQNKLSLVNWDTVTKPKVAGGLGIFKVHEMNMAFMAKLGWRLQKERDTLWVRTLTTKYSESGCHSRAGVRRGSFSNAWKGILAAQYIVQAGMTKVVRGGRQTNFWMDKWIDYEPLNRFLRMPLSLSDLYVKVRDLWEEGRGWKWELFTDLLPENIMSKLHGFVLSRDPECDDEVGWDLDPNGDFSINSAYASITPTTGSGTQEDWLRIWKLKVPNRICVFIWLVQHGRILTNVERARRHITSNTSCLSYAGHSEDCEHLFRHCVEARAIWSAAYGPTLDAYLRQLGWREWLTANLLGDKRMDFAKGWPERFSIRLWWIWKWRNDKVFNARSMPMDQKIRWIAAQESEIQTAFSKVGPPGSSAIRTTTIQVSWQKPSVGCVKVNVDGSWSSATGRASCGGVIRDHDGNWRGGFVANTGICSIDAAETWAVCDSRTVVDLLDNPTISRGGNTNLIDRCRAESNKFHSVEFRHVFREQNRVADALAKEAMLSPSDNIELRAAPDVIKPMLYEDSIGVQFNRRVLMTGASFN from the exons ATGAATTGTCTTTTTTGGAATTGTCAAGGTGCGGGTGGTCGGGAGTTCCACCGTGTCCTAAACAATCTCATCCAGACCCATAAGCCCTCTATTCTAGGCCTCGTTGAGCCTAAGGTCTCCGGATCACATGCGAATTCTATTTGTATGAAATTAGGCTACTCGGACTGGATTCGGGTAGAGGCAGTTGGTTTTAGTGGGGGAATTTGGGTCTTATGGAATGATGCCCGTAAGATTTCAGTTGTTTCCACTCACCCCCAATTTATTCTTCTAGAGGTTCGGGTGGTAAATCAAGCTGACTGGCATGTAGCAGTGGTGTACGGCAGCCCTACGCACCACCTCCGTCGTCGTTTATGGACTGAGCTCTCTATGGCTAAACAAGGTGTTTCGGGACCCTGGGTTGTTGCTGGGGACTTCAATGCTGTCGTGAGTCGAGACGAAACCAGCAACTACAACTCTTTTTCATCTCAACGCTGCTCTGATTTTGTCGATTGGATAGCGAAAGAAGGACTCGTTGACATGGGTTTTAACAGTCCAAAACTCACTTGGTCGAGAGGCAACTCTACTGGGTCGGCAAAAGGGGCCAGGTTAGACAGGGTCCTATGTATCACCGATTGGTGGAATTGCTTCTCCGACGCCACTGTCACCCACCTACCTAGGCTCTCATTGGATCATACTCCGATCCTGCTCCAGGTGCTCAGACGTGAAGTTACTAGGCGCTTGCCTAAGTTTAGATTCCAGGCAGCATGGTTAACAAATAAGGGTTTGAGGGATGTTATTCAGTCGACTTGGGATTCTGATCATCATTTCATGGACAATATTCCACGGATGGCCGAGACTCTGGGATGGTGGAATAAATCCACCTTCGGTAATATCTTATATAGAAAAAAGAACATCCTTGCACGTCTCGGAGGT GTAGATTGGATTACCTCGGGCGATAGGAACACCGCATATTATCATGCAGCCACTACTATAAGGAAAGCCCGGAATACGGTTAAGAGCCTTAAGGATGATGCTGGGAATTGGATCACGCAGGCCGATCACCTCCAGAATCATGTTAGGGACTACTTTATTACACTGTTCTCGGGAAATGACGTGCCGCTTCGGCCAGTTGAGAGGAGAGGAGGTTTTCCGCAACTCCAAAATACACGATGGGATGAGTTCGACAAGGTTGTTTCTATTGCTGAGGTCCATAAGGCGCTGACGAACATAGATCCATTTAAGGCTCCTGGGCCGGATGGATTCCACGCCGCTTTTTATCAACGCATGTGGGATGTTGTTGGGGATAGTGTCTTCAAGCTTGTTAAAGAAGCGTTCGATTCAGGTTCCTTGCCTCCCAGTCTTAATGATACTCTGTTGGTTCTTATTCATAAGATTAAGTCCCCGGAGACTGTAAGACAATTTCGGCCTATTAGTCTGTGCAATGTAAGTTATAAAATCATCACTAAGACGATTACTAATCGCTTGAAAGGAATTCTTCCAGACTATGTGGGCCCATATCAAAGTTCCTTTGTCAAGGGCCGTCAAATTTCGGACAATATTCTTATCTACCAAGAAATCATGCACACAATGCGTTCTAAAAAGGGGTCTACGGGGTTCATGGCTATTAAACTGGATTTTGAGAAGGCTTATGATCGCCTTTCTTGGGATTTCATTCGCTCTACCCTAACGGAGATAGGTTTTAACGAGAACTGGATCAAACTCATCATGCACTGCATTCAAACCCCTAGAATGTCGCTTTTATGGAATGGTGATACCCTACCCCAATTCTCTCCGAGTCGGGGTATACGTCAAGGGGATACCATGTCCCCGGCCATCTTTGTTCTCTGTATGGAACAGCTAAGTCAGTTGATAGAAGGTAGAGTGCTGGAAGGTGTTTGGAAAGGAATTAGATTGTCCTCTTCTGGACCTCCCCTTTCCCATCTGTGCTTCGCGGATGATCTTATTCTCTTTTCGGAAGCATCTCCGGATCAGGTGGAAGTCATTCGTGATAGTCTTGATCGGTTTTGTGACGCTTCTGGTCAAAAAATTAGCTATAAAAAATCGCAGgtgtttttctcaaaaaatgtTGATCCTGCTGTTGCTTCTCACATTGCCAACAGTTTGAATTTGGCCAAAACTGAGAATTTGGGTATATACTTGGGTGTGCAGTCCGCACATGGGCGTACCACAAAACATGATTTCTCTAGTCTTCTTGATCGGATCAAGGGGCGCATGGAGGGCTGGAAAACAAGAACGTTGTCACTAGCGGGCAGAATCACTCTCGCTAAGTCGGTGCTCAATTCTATTCCGACGTATGCCATGCAAACTGCTGTGCTTCCTGCAGGGGTGTGTGCTGAGATAGAGAAATGTACCAGACGTTTCATATGGGAAGGTAATATGTCGGAAGGCACCCAAAACAAATTGAGTCTGGTGAATTGGGATACTGTTACGAAACCCAAGGTCGCGGGAGGGCTTGGGATTTTTAAAGTTCATGAGATGAATATGGCCTTCATGGCCAAACTAGGTTGGCGTTTGCAAAAGGAGCGTGATACCCTCTGGGTCAGAACCCTCACGACTAAGTACTCGGAGTCTGGATGTCATAGCCGGGCCGGAGTTAGACGCGGTAGTTTCTCGAACGCATGGAAAGGAATCCTCGCAGCACAGTATATTGTACAAGCTGGCATGACCAAGGTGGTTCGTGGTGGGCGTCAAACGAATTTTTGGATGGACAAGTGGATTGACTATGAACCTTTGAACCGTTTCTTGCGGATGCCTTTAAGTCTCTCGGATTTATATGTCAAGGTCCGTGACTTGTGGGAGGAGGGGCGAGGCTGGAAATGGGAGCTCTTTACCGACTTGCTTCCGGAAAATATTATGTCCAAGCTTCATGGTTTCGTTCTCTCTAGGGATCCAGAGTGTGACGATGAAGTTGGTTGGGATCTCGACCCTAACGGAGACTTCTCTATTAACTCAGCCTATGCGTCGATCACCCCCACCACTGGGTCAGGCACCCAGGAAGACTGGTTACGAATTTGGAAGCTCAAAGTACCTAACAGGATCTGTGTGTTTATCTGGCTTGTTCAGCATGGGCGGATTTTAACAAATGTTGAACGAGCAAGACGCCATATCACTTCTAATACTTCGTGTTTATCCTATGCAGGGCATTCGGAGGACTGCGAACACTTATTCAGACATTGCGTGGAAGCAAGAGCGATTTGGAGTGCTGCATATGGACCGACCCTGGACGCTTATCTTCGACAGCTCGGATGGAGGGAGTGGCTAACAGCCAATTTGCTAGGCGATAAGCGCATGGATTTTGCGAAAGGATGGCCAGAGCGTTTTTCTATCCGCCTTTGGTGGATTTGGAAATGGCGAAATGATAAGGTGTTCAATGCTCGAAGTATGCCTATGGACCAAAAGATCAGATGGATTGCGGCACAAGAAAGTGAGATACAGACTGCTTTCTCCAAAGTTGGGCCACCAGGATCGAGTGCAATCCGGACTACTACCATTCAGGTTTCTTGGCAAAAACCAAGCGTGGGCTGCGTGAAAGTCAATGTTGATGGCAGCTGGTCGTCCGCCACTGGAAGGGCTAGCTGTGGGGGCGTTATCCGAGATCATGATGGCAATTGGAGGGGAGGCTTTGTTGCAAATACTGGAATCTGCTCCATCGACGCGGCTGAGACCTGGGCTGTGTG TGACTCACGAACTGTGGTGGATCTTTTGGATAATCCTACCATCTCACGAGGTGGAAATACCAATCTCATCGACCGATGCCGTGCGGAGTCTAATAAGTTTCATTCGGTGGAATTCCGCCACGTGTTCCGGGAACAGAACAGAGTAGCTGATGCTCTTGCGAAGGAGGCCATGTTGAGCCCGAGTGACAATATTGAGCTGCGTGCTGCACCGGATGTGATTAAACCCATGTTGTATGAAGATAGCATTGGAGTGCAGTTTAACCGCCGAGTCCTTATGACCGGGGCATCCTTTaattag